The Theileria annulata chromosome 3, complete sequence, *** SEQUENCING IN PROGRESS *** genome has a segment encoding these proteins:
- a CDS encoding RNA-binding protein, putative (note;~Tap-24g11.q1c.C.cand.170 - score = 8.24) — protein MVVRRSIFDDHRLFVGNLVDSVTTQDLDSLFSKYGKVTNVWVARNPPGFGFVVCYNLFHLSQTFDDPRDAKDALIELNGKDLHGNSYPTTYHYIVISVEVEADRIVVREESVREVQVTEKFDPEVKSKNLIKITYNSSHHLFSSLI, from the exons ATGGTTGTTAGGCGTTCAATTTTCGACGATCACAGGCTCTTTGTAG GAAACCTCGTTGATTCGGTGACAACACAAGATCTAGATTCGTTGTTTTCAAAGTACGGGAAAGTGACTAATGTTTGGGTTGCCAGAAACCCGCCAGGATTTGGATTTGTTGTATGTTATAATCTATTTCACCTTTCTCAGACTTTTGATGACCCCAGGGATGCTAAAGATGCCCTCATTGAACTCAATGGAAAAGACTTACATGGCAACTCGTATCCCACTACCTACCACTATATTGttatta GCGTAGAAGTAGAAGCAGATCGCATAGTCGTGAGAGAAGAATCCGTTCGAGAAGTCCAAGTTACAGAAAAGTTCGATCCAGAAGTTAAATCAAAGAATTTGATTAAAATCACTTACAACTCCTCACACCACTTATTCTCTTCTCTAATCTAA
- a CDS encoding (dihydrolipoamide) dehydrogenase precursor, putative (note;~Tap-24g11.q1c.C.cand.169 - score = 31.20): MAIKAAQHGLKVGVVEKRSTLGGTCLNCGCIPSKSLLNTSHIFHLMKKGVNGIKMTGLDMDVGKMMEDKEAVMKTLNMGIFGLFKKNKIDYVQGTASFKSENEVSVGSKTLLADKVVVATGSEVRPFPNESLKVDGKYFLSSTETLCLDKVPNRLLVIGAGAIGLELASVWSRLGSKVDIFEFNKNICSVMDIDVSMSIKKILEKQGLNIHVDTKVLNAKVTNNTVTLTTQTGDKEMNHVGDKVLVAMGRVPYTEGLGLEKLGVVLDSGRVPTDVNLRVLRDHKDPTSKLENVYAIGDVTYGPMLAHKAEEDGLVALGHILGKNLIESDHNLVPSVIYTNPEIAGVGQTEQNLQKLGIKYKKSVFPFMANSRAKIYNETEGFVKLLANEQNKLLGAWMVGPHVSEMVHLTVLAITYGASSEDVTRMCFAHPSLSESIKESALGIHFKPLHF, translated from the exons ATGGCTATAAAGGCGGCTCAGCACGGATTAAAGGTTGGCGTTGTTGAGAAAAGATCAACTCTTGGAGGCACTTGTCTTAACTGTGGCTGTATTCCATCCAAATCATTGCTTAACACTTCACACATTTTCCAT TTAATGAAGAAAGGAGTGAATGGTATAAAAATGACGGGACTTGATATGGATGTTGGTAAGATGATGGAGGATAAGGAAGCCGTGATGAAGACGTTAAATATGGGAATTTTCGGACTTTTTAAGAAGAATAAGATCGATTATGTTCAGGGAACAGCTTCCTTTAAGAGTGAAAATGAGGTTTCAGTTGGTTCCAAAACGTTATTGGCTGATAAGGTTGTAGTAGCCACAGGCTCTGAAGTTAGACCCTTTCCTAACGAATCACTTAAGGTTGACGGCAAATATTTTCTCTCATCCACTGAAACGCTTTGCCTTGACAAGGTTCCAAATCGTCTTCTAGTGATTGGCGCCGGTGCTATTGGACTAGAATTGGCTTCAGTTTGGAGTAGACTAGGTTCTAAGGTTGACATTTTCGAAttcaataaaaatatttgttcTGTTATG GATATTGATGTGTCGATGTCGATAAAGAAGATTTTGGAGAAACAAGGTCTCAATATTCACGTTGACACCAAGGTTCTAAACGCTAAAGTCACCAATAACACCGTCACTCTCACTACAC agACTGGAGATAAAGAAATGAATCATGTTGGAGATAAGGTATTAGTTGCAATGGGCAGGGTGCCATATACTGAAGGTTTAGGACTAGAGAAATTAGGCGTAGTTTTGGATTCCGGAAGGGTACCAACAGATGTAAATTTAAGAGTTTTAAGAGATCATAAAGATCCGACGTCAAAGTTAGAAAATGTGTATGCAATTGGGGATGTAACCTATGGTCCAATGTTGGCACATAAAGCAGAAGAAGATGGATTGGTAGCACTAGGTCATATTTTAGGGAAGAATCTTATTGAAAGTGACCACAATCTTGTTCCGTCAGTAATTTACACAAATCCTGAAATCGCAGGCGTAGGTCAAACTGAGCagaatttacaaaaattgggaattaaatataaaaagaGCGTTTTCCCATTCATGGCAAATAGCAGAGCCAAAATATACAATGAAACTGAGggatttgtaaaattacttGCTAATGAGCAAAACAAACTTCTAGGGGCTTGGATGGTGGGGCCACACGTATCAGAAATGGTACATTTAACTGTTCTTGCAATTACTTATGGAGCATCATCCGAAGATGTTACTCGAATGTGTTTTGCACATCCATCACTCTCTGAATCTATCAAGGAATCTGCACTAGGAATTCACTTCAAACCCTTACACTTTTAA
- a CDS encoding uncharacterized protein (note) — protein MENNENDNSLRQFQLLQETQSQIEVLNNQIAKINKHISNQKIKNKRAEAALESEELKKEVESERDSTALDLPKLESVKNQLVAKLGGLNTQMDLGELTLKTVTPKFRVHLFLLVVFVHSVCDLLKALFKRLGKLMDDLNVKFGGPPGEKLTLKDAADMSKIFRKENFRPFKLLKGVTLVLAFLAEFLLPYCLFNKTTSVLKTNFQKQVDSYSPFALVTCKLPEHPRYFLKSKAELDRLMEEDYKEESSARMNVFDFFASLSDMTENTDEAMKERLEEHVKQNSLKLQEEFDNNSDLKTNWSEEKFFLKTIFSIN, from the exons ATGGAAAATAACGAAAACGACAATTCTTTAAGA CAATTCCAATTATTACAAGAAACGCAAAGCCAAATAGAAGTGttaaataatcaaattGCTAAGATTAATAAACATATATCCAACcaaaagataaaaaataaaagagCAGAAGCCGCTTTAGAATCG GAGGAATTGAAGAAGGAAGTTGAAAGTGAGCGTGATTCGACAGCCCTAGATCTACCGAAATTAGAATCAGTAAAGAACCAATTAGTAGCTAAATTAGGTGGACTGAATACTCA GATGGATCTCGGAGAATTAACTTTGAAGACTGTGACACCGAAATTTCGTGTCCATTTGTTTCTGTTAGTGGTGTTTGTTCACTCAGTGTGTGACCTATTAAAAGCACTTTTCAAACGTTTGGGCAAACTTATGGATGACCTAAACGTGAAGTTTGGAGGTCCACCAGGAGAAAAATTAACCTTAAAAGATGCGGCAGATATGTCAAAAATTTTCCGTAAAGAGAACTTTAGACCCTTTAAACTCCTAAAGGGAGTTACATTAGTTTTAGCCTTTTTGGCAGAGTTCCTATTGCCCTATTGTCTATTCAACAAGACAACTTCAGTGTTGAAAACTAATTTCCAGAAACAAGTTGACTCATACTCACCGTTTGCCTTGGTGACCTGTAAATTACCTGAACATCCGCGTTACTTCCTCAAGTCTAAAGCAGAACTTGACCGTCTGATGGAAGAAGATTATAAAGAGGAAAGTAGTGCAAGAATGAACGTATTCGACTTCTTTGCAAGTCTTTCTGATATGACTGAAAATACTGATGAGGCCATGAAAGAAAGATTAGAAGAACATGTCAAGCAAAATTCTCTCAAATTACAAGAAGAATTTGATAACAATA GTGATTTGAAGACTAATTGGTCCGAGGAGAAATTTTTCCTCAAAActattttttcaataaattag
- a CDS encoding sulfur metabolism negative regulator, putative (note): MTSSKKVITLVSAEGVSCTVNRDVICMSNVIKNILNDIDDESEPIPLPNIKTNVLNKIIEYCKHHYNNPPSQIPQPLKSAQLNEVVSEWDYEFVNVDKEFLFELILAENFLDIKPLLDLTCAKVASMIKGKTPEQIRREFDIVNDFTPEEEAKVCPHTHIYYLYIYIMRIMN; encoded by the exons atgactTCTTCGAAAAAAGTAATCACGCTCGTATCGGCCGAAGGAGTTTCCTGTACTGTTAACCGAGATGTAATTTGCATGAGTAACGTCATTAAAAACATCCTCAACG ATATTGACGATGAAAGCGAGCCGATTCCCTTGCCAAATATAAAGACCAATGTTTTAAATAAGATAATCGAGTATTGTAAACATCATTATAACAATCCTCCGTCGCAAATTCCACAACCTTTAAAATCAGCACAACTCAACGAA gtTGTTTCCGAGTGGGATTATGAATTTGTCAACGTCGATAAGGAATTCTTGTTCGAACTAATCCTC GCTGAGAACTTTTTGGATATAAAGCCTTTATTGGATTTAACATGTGCTAAAGTTGCTTCTATGATCAAGGGTAAAACCCCTGAACAAATTAGACGTGAATTCGATATTGTCAACGACTTCACACCCGAAGAAGAAGCTAAAGTTTGTCCACATACTCATATTTACTatctttatatatatattatgagAATTATGAATTGA
- a CDS encoding 50S ribosomal protein L27, putative (note;~Tap-24g11.q1c.cand.78 - score = 7.76), producing the protein MFYNYISEIFAHKTGTGNTRNNRDSRPKYLGLKRFHNMFVYTGNIIVRQRGAHFKPGPGAAMGRDFTIYAKRSGRLQILKRRVSVLDLLAENQYLKEQNKNYDSPMITTLSKIWTKKSL; encoded by the exons atgttttaTAATTACATTAGTGAGATATTCGCCCATAAAACTGGAACTGGTAACACTAGGAATAACAGGGATAGCAGGCCTAAGTACTTAGGCCTTAAACGGTTCCATAACATGTTTGTTTATACTGGAAACATTATCGTAAGACAACGTGGAGCTCATTTTAAACCAGGACCCG GAGCTGCTATGGGTAGAGATTTTACTATTTATGCAAAGAGAAGTGGCCGCTTGCAGATTTTAAAGAGGCGTGTTAGCGTCCTTGACTTATTAGCTGAAAATCAATACTTAAAGgaacaaaataaaaactATGATTCCCCAATGATCACAACATTATCCAAAATTTGGACCAAAAAATcactttaa